One genomic segment of Peribacillus sp. FSL H8-0477 includes these proteins:
- a CDS encoding GntR family transcriptional regulator produces the protein MQPKYKIVIEEIKSWLFEEQFLPHQKLPTETQLMDRFSVSRHTIRRAIGDLEVENYLYRIQGGGIYAADWKGKQTNQTPTKTIAVLTTHIADYIFPNIIVGIEKVLSEHSFSLLLASTHNDPLVERKSLENLLSQPIEGMIVEPTKSSHPSQNIGIYKNMKNNHIPCLMINSAYQDSDFPRITIDDFKGGYMATEHLLELGHVEILGIFKTDDQQGVKRMNGFISAYQQNPSVSSIGQFITFQTNEEKKELPERIRAVLKQANKPTGIFCYNDQVAVQVISIAKELGIDVPNELSIVGYDDSPIASILDVKLTTIRHPQEQMGIDAGRMILKLIESGTSDVAQSILYEPELITRQSTKEIKR, from the coding sequence ATGCAGCCAAAATATAAAATTGTTATTGAAGAAATTAAGTCTTGGCTTTTTGAGGAACAGTTTCTTCCACATCAAAAATTGCCTACTGAGACGCAGCTAATGGACCGGTTTTCCGTTAGCAGACACACGATTAGGCGGGCTATTGGGGACTTAGAGGTTGAAAATTATCTCTATCGGATTCAAGGCGGAGGCATCTATGCCGCTGATTGGAAGGGAAAACAGACCAACCAAACTCCTACTAAAACGATTGCCGTGCTAACGACCCATATTGCTGATTATATATTCCCGAATATTATTGTGGGGATTGAAAAAGTATTATCCGAACATTCCTTTTCCCTGCTTTTGGCGAGTACACATAATGATCCTTTAGTAGAACGCAAAAGCTTAGAGAATTTATTGTCTCAGCCCATAGAAGGGATGATTGTGGAACCAACAAAAAGTTCACATCCTAGTCAAAATATCGGAATATATAAGAATATGAAGAATAATCATATCCCTTGTCTGATGATTAATTCTGCTTATCAAGATAGTGATTTTCCTAGGATTACAATAGATGATTTTAAGGGAGGGTACATGGCTACAGAACACCTATTAGAACTAGGCCATGTCGAGATTTTAGGAATCTTCAAAACCGACGATCAACAGGGAGTTAAGCGGATGAATGGCTTTATTTCTGCTTATCAGCAAAACCCTTCTGTCTCATCAATCGGTCAGTTTATTACCTTTCAAACCAATGAAGAGAAAAAGGAATTACCAGAACGAATCAGGGCTGTACTTAAACAAGCCAATAAGCCGACAGGTATTTTCTGTTATAACGACCAAGTAGCTGTCCAAGTTATTTCTATTGCAAAAGAATTAGGAATTGATGTCCCAAATGAGTTATCCATTGTCGGATACGATGACTCCCCAATCGCTAGTATCTTGGATGTAAAGTTAACGACAATCAGGCATCCGCAAGAACAAATGGGAATAGATGCTGGAAGAATGATTCTTAAACTCATAGAATCAGGTACAAGTGATGTCGCTCAATCCATTCTTTATGAGCCGGAACTAATTACACGACAATCTACGAAAGAAATAAAAAGGTAA
- a CDS encoding sugar porter family MFS transporter, whose translation MATSKLRNTHSFWYIVIISAAAGMAGLLYGYDTAVISGAIGFLQELYDLSPAMEGFVISSIMIGGIIGVAVSGYLSDAYGRKKILMVAAILFAISAIGSALASSVEMLIGARIIGGIGIGLASALAVTYITECAPAAIRGRLSSMYQLFTVIGISATFFVNLLVADSGTHEWGVETGWRWMLGYGVIPALIFYLTLLFVPESPRYLVQKGRDQEALQVLTNINGSEAAKVEMKAIKHSIDTETNLSMRQLFKPGLRKALGVGIFLALFNQVIGMNAITYYGPEIFRMVGFEDNTEFVATSMVGLMQVVATVAAVILIDKAGRKKLMAIGSFFMALFMLLIGGVFFFDINSGPLLVIFIMGFTAAFCISMGPIPWIMIPEIFPNHLRARAVGLTTMFLWGANWAIGQFTPMLLNGLGGAITFWIFAAINVICFIFVMTIIPETKNKTLEEIEQFWKPKNQKVQVRKGA comes from the coding sequence ATGGCGACTAGCAAATTAAGAAATACTCATTCATTTTGGTACATTGTTATTATTTCAGCTGCTGCTGGAATGGCAGGATTACTTTACGGGTATGATACAGCTGTTATTTCAGGTGCAATTGGATTTTTACAAGAGTTATATGATTTATCTCCAGCTATGGAAGGGTTCGTTATTTCGAGTATTATGATTGGTGGTATTATTGGGGTCGCTGTTTCCGGCTATTTAAGCGATGCCTATGGAAGAAAGAAAATTCTAATGGTTGCTGCGATTCTCTTTGCGATATCAGCTATTGGCTCTGCTTTAGCCTCTTCAGTTGAGATGCTGATTGGAGCAAGAATAATCGGCGGTATCGGTATTGGACTTGCTTCTGCATTAGCAGTCACATATATTACAGAATGTGCACCAGCTGCCATTCGCGGGCGTTTATCCTCTATGTATCAATTATTTACTGTAATCGGAATTTCAGCTACATTCTTTGTCAATTTATTAGTAGCCGATTCAGGAACACATGAATGGGGAGTGGAAACCGGCTGGCGCTGGATGTTAGGATATGGTGTGATTCCTGCTTTAATCTTTTATCTAACATTGCTTTTCGTTCCAGAAAGTCCACGTTATTTGGTCCAAAAAGGAAGAGATCAAGAAGCATTACAGGTATTAACCAATATTAATGGCAGTGAAGCAGCAAAAGTGGAAATGAAAGCGATTAAACATTCTATTGACACGGAAACAAATCTTTCAATGCGACAGCTGTTTAAACCAGGGTTAAGAAAAGCACTAGGGGTAGGTATCTTCCTCGCTCTTTTCAATCAAGTGATTGGAATGAATGCGATTACATATTATGGTCCGGAGATTTTTAGGATGGTTGGTTTTGAAGATAACACGGAGTTTGTGGCCACAAGTATGGTTGGACTCATGCAGGTTGTTGCGACAGTTGCTGCCGTTATTTTAATCGATAAAGCAGGACGAAAAAAGCTGATGGCTATTGGTTCCTTCTTTATGGCACTATTTATGCTCTTAATTGGAGGCGTTTTCTTTTTCGATATTAACAGCGGACCCTTGCTTGTCATCTTCATAATGGGTTTCACAGCGGCATTCTGCATCTCGATGGGACCGATTCCATGGATTATGATTCCAGAAATTTTCCCGAATCATTTACGAGCACGAGCAGTAGGGTTAACAACGATGTTTTTATGGGGAGCAAACTGGGCGATCGGACAGTTCACCCCTATGTTATTAAACGGGTTGGGCGGAGCTATTACATTCTGGATATTTGCTGCCATTAACGTTATTTGCTTCATCTTTGTTATGACGATTATTCCTGAAACTAAGAACAAAACATTAGAAGAAATTGAACAATTCTGGAAGCCGAAAAATCAAAAAGTTCAAGTAAGAAAAGGTGCGTAA
- a CDS encoding DUF6241 domain-containing protein yields MNKGKTIPVKLVAVLSFIAILAGLYLYLTFVDGPKYASKSSLAVKELAAPKGGTFIEVIEKDKPDINKEFPLGIKEATIQDAIHAMSHQKVKAKDKWGFLPLTQDRVKRLLEVVKDGEDTYKHEDTYLTILESWNNQEFSSVDKHHNVIWNLQSGTIGRATGILSAAEEKAYIEKHYDIRK; encoded by the coding sequence ATGAATAAGGGTAAAACAATACCTGTAAAATTAGTAGCTGTTCTTTCATTTATAGCCATTCTTGCGGGGCTTTATTTATATTTAACATTTGTAGATGGACCAAAATACGCGTCAAAATCAAGTTTAGCAGTTAAGGAGCTTGCTGCACCAAAAGGCGGTACCTTTATAGAAGTCATAGAAAAAGATAAGCCGGATATTAATAAAGAATTTCCGCTTGGAATTAAAGAAGCTACTATTCAAGATGCTATTCATGCTATGTCCCATCAAAAAGTAAAGGCTAAGGATAAGTGGGGATTTCTCCCGTTGACGCAGGATCGAGTAAAACGATTACTCGAAGTGGTCAAAGATGGTGAAGACACGTACAAGCATGAAGATACATACCTGACTATTCTAGAAAGTTGGAATAACCAAGAATTTAGCTCAGTGGATAAACACCATAATGTTATTTGGAATCTACAATCTGGAACCATCGGCAGAGCAACGGGTATTTTGTCTGCTGCAGAAGAAAAAGCATATATAGAGAAGCATTATGACATTCGAAAATAA
- a CDS encoding type 1 glutamine amidotransferase domain-containing protein: MRLSGKKVISLVHHDFEDLELWYPILRLREEGAIVHLAGEKAEETYIGKYGVPAAADFAYGDIEEEDYDAILVPGGWAPDKIRRFPEVISLIQSMDENDKLIGQICHAGWVLISAKILQDKKVTSTPGIKDDMENAGAIWYDEAVVVDGNLVSSRRPPDLPDYLREFINVLEKK, from the coding sequence ATGCGATTATCAGGAAAAAAAGTCATTAGTCTGGTGCATCATGATTTTGAAGATCTAGAGCTATGGTACCCAATATTACGTTTACGCGAAGAGGGGGCAATTGTCCATCTTGCGGGTGAGAAAGCTGAAGAGACCTATATTGGAAAATATGGCGTACCAGCTGCAGCAGATTTCGCTTATGGAGATATTGAAGAGGAAGACTATGATGCCATTCTTGTGCCAGGTGGATGGGCACCGGATAAAATCCGTCGTTTCCCTGAAGTCATCTCCCTCATACAAAGCATGGATGAAAATGATAAGTTGATCGGACAAATTTGTCATGCTGGTTGGGTGCTTATTTCCGCTAAAATTCTTCAAGATAAAAAAGTGACCAGCACACCAGGGATAAAGGATGACATGGAGAACGCCGGTGCAATTTGGTATGATGAGGCCGTAGTTGTCGATGGAAACCTTGTATCCAGCAGACGTCCGCCGGATCTTCCAGATTATTTACGAGAATTTATTAATGTGCTCGAAAAAAAATAA
- the lsrF gene encoding 3-hydroxy-5-phosphonooxypentane-2,4-dione thiolase has product MSWGFENRLNKILPNGRAVMLAIDHGYFLGPIRGLEKPGETVKKLLPYTDSLYVTRGTLSASIPEDTEKPMVLRVSGGPTVVGKDLANETIVTSIKEAIRHNVVGVGVSVFIGSNYETQTITNLAHVVTDAHQYGIPVLGITAVGKELDKRDARFLSLASRVTAEMGADIVKTYYCEDFEKVTSTCPVPIVIAGGPKFDTIREALEITYYALAQGAAGVDMGRNIWQSAHPEAMIKAIHSIVKNNYSVNEAVELYETAAHSKAD; this is encoded by the coding sequence ATGAGCTGGGGATTTGAAAACCGCTTGAACAAGATTCTTCCGAATGGCCGTGCGGTGATGCTTGCTATTGATCATGGTTATTTTTTAGGACCCATAAGAGGTCTCGAGAAGCCGGGCGAAACGGTAAAGAAGTTATTACCCTATACAGATTCCTTATATGTAACCAGGGGAACTCTGTCAGCTAGTATTCCAGAAGATACGGAGAAACCTATGGTTCTTAGGGTTTCAGGCGGTCCAACCGTAGTAGGCAAGGACTTAGCCAACGAAACGATTGTAACCTCTATTAAAGAAGCCATTCGTCATAATGTCGTTGGGGTAGGTGTTTCCGTCTTCATTGGTTCGAATTACGAAACTCAAACCATTACCAATCTAGCACATGTCGTTACCGATGCCCATCAATATGGCATACCTGTTTTAGGTATAACCGCTGTTGGTAAAGAACTCGATAAACGCGATGCTCGTTTCTTGTCGTTAGCATCACGGGTAACGGCTGAAATGGGGGCAGATATCGTCAAAACCTATTATTGTGAAGATTTCGAGAAAGTCACCAGCACCTGTCCAGTCCCTATTGTGATTGCCGGAGGTCCTAAGTTTGATACGATCCGCGAGGCGTTAGAAATCACCTATTATGCACTGGCTCAAGGGGCAGCGGGAGTAGATATGGGGAGAAATATCTGGCAATCGGCACATCCGGAAGCCATGATTAAAGCGATTCACTCAATCGTTAAGAATAACTATTCGGTAAATGAAGCGGTAGAATTATACGAAACCGCCGCCCATTCAAAAGCAGACTAA
- a CDS encoding cupin domain-containing protein, protein MKKVHEDDFDYRFGDNGPKYLSKGPNIDMGVVVLKPGQDFPNHYHTTCEEAFYILEGSIDFYINDKRYRVKPGDMIQCSPGDSHYLVNESADHFKALFIKSPHIAEKDSIVLEKPVIKELKEDELGI, encoded by the coding sequence ATGAAAAAAGTACATGAAGATGACTTTGATTATCGTTTTGGCGACAATGGACCGAAGTATCTATCAAAAGGTCCTAATATAGATATGGGAGTGGTGGTGCTAAAACCCGGACAGGATTTTCCTAATCACTACCACACAACTTGTGAGGAAGCTTTTTATATTTTAGAAGGTTCGATTGATTTTTATATAAATGATAAAAGGTATCGAGTGAAACCGGGAGATATGATTCAATGCAGTCCTGGAGATTCGCACTACCTGGTCAATGAATCTGCGGACCACTTTAAAGCACTATTTATTAAGTCACCGCATATAGCCGAAAAAGATTCAATAGTACTGGAGAAGCCTGTGATAAAGGAGCTGAAAGAGGATGAGCTGGGGATTTGA
- the lsrK gene encoding autoinducer-2 kinase has protein sequence MDYILALDAGTGSVRAVLFDLSGRQVGVSQTEWTHKEDEKYPDSMDFDYQQNWVIIKDCIRSLLKETDIIPSDIRAISATSMREGFVLYDADGIEIWACANVDARAAKEAEFLKAQEGNLEQMTYQLSGQTFALSAIPRLLWLKNHEPRVYEKATTLTMINDWILYKLSGELHMDPSNGCTSGIFDIHNRSGSRAAALLCGIKSTFLPDIKEAGTVIGYVTKTTAASTGLAEGTPVLSGGGDAQMASVGVGAIDHEQTVISGGSFWQQEVNINKPRVDTLGRIRVNCHAVPNLWQLETIAFSPGLVMRWFRDAFCTEEKAEALKSGRDPYEILEEKARNVPIGSNGIMPIFSNIMNFTSWRHASPSFINLSLDPQKSGKKELFKSLQENAALVTLGNLKLVEEETGFYPKEVIFTGGASKGKLWSQTLADVLGVSVKVPVVKEAAALGTALYAGVGVQLYSSISEAVKTVKWERIHLPNMTNHKQYLHIYQQWLAIYNEQLRLADNGLTKHMWKAPGV, from the coding sequence ATGGACTACATTCTTGCGTTAGATGCAGGAACTGGCAGCGTCCGGGCTGTCTTATTCGATTTATCTGGCAGGCAGGTTGGCGTTTCACAGACTGAATGGACACATAAAGAAGATGAAAAATACCCTGATTCAATGGATTTTGATTACCAGCAAAATTGGGTGATTATCAAGGATTGCATTCGTTCTCTTTTAAAGGAGACGGATATTATTCCATCCGACATTAGAGCCATCAGTGCAACCAGTATGCGGGAAGGATTCGTTTTATATGATGCAGACGGCATAGAAATATGGGCTTGTGCAAATGTCGATGCTCGAGCAGCCAAAGAGGCTGAATTTTTAAAAGCACAAGAAGGAAACTTAGAACAGATGACGTACCAGCTGTCTGGACAGACATTTGCTCTTAGCGCGATTCCACGCTTGCTTTGGTTAAAAAACCATGAACCCAGAGTCTATGAAAAAGCTACAACCTTAACTATGATCAATGACTGGATTCTTTATAAATTATCAGGGGAGTTACATATGGATCCCTCTAATGGCTGTACTAGCGGAATATTTGATATACACAATCGCAGCGGCTCACGAGCAGCCGCGCTACTGTGTGGAATTAAAAGCACCTTTCTTCCTGATATTAAAGAGGCCGGCACCGTAATCGGTTATGTTACCAAAACCACTGCTGCTAGTACTGGATTAGCTGAAGGCACCCCAGTTCTCTCCGGGGGTGGCGATGCCCAAATGGCCTCAGTTGGAGTCGGCGCCATTGATCATGAACAAACCGTTATTTCCGGTGGTTCTTTTTGGCAGCAAGAAGTGAATATAAATAAACCGAGAGTTGATACTCTCGGCCGAATTCGGGTGAATTGCCACGCTGTGCCAAACCTTTGGCAACTAGAAACGATTGCGTTTTCTCCCGGACTTGTTATGCGCTGGTTTCGGGATGCCTTTTGTACGGAAGAAAAAGCCGAAGCACTTAAATCAGGACGTGATCCATACGAAATATTAGAAGAAAAAGCACGCAACGTTCCAATCGGCTCGAATGGAATTATGCCGATCTTCTCTAATATTATGAATTTCACCTCTTGGAGACATGCTTCACCTTCATTTATTAACTTAAGTCTAGATCCTCAAAAGTCAGGCAAAAAAGAATTATTTAAATCTCTCCAAGAAAATGCGGCCCTCGTTACTCTAGGAAACTTAAAACTAGTTGAAGAAGAAACAGGGTTCTATCCCAAAGAAGTCATTTTTACCGGGGGTGCCTCCAAAGGCAAACTGTGGAGCCAAACATTAGCTGATGTGTTAGGCGTTTCCGTTAAAGTGCCGGTTGTCAAAGAAGCTGCTGCCCTTGGGACTGCCTTATACGCCGGTGTTGGTGTCCAACTCTATTCATCTATTTCAGAAGCAGTTAAAACGGTGAAATGGGAAAGGATTCACTTACCGAATATGACAAACCATAAACAATATCTTCATATCTATCAACAATGGCTGGCTATTTATAATGAGCAATTACGATTGGCTGATAACGGTTTAACCAAGCATATGTGGAAAGCACCAGGGGTTTAA
- a CDS encoding sugar ABC transporter ATP-binding protein, whose protein sequence is MEKTEVPLLEIERMYKHFAGNPVLKGVDLTLKSGEIFAVAGGNGAGKSTLMKIITGLYKPDDGKMRVKGKAVSFTNTHEAHLHGIYLVPQEPLIFPNMSVEENIMIGMPENRAKCKKKIKIILEKLGWKLNIQRSALTLTIAEKQLVEIIRGLVREAEVLILDEPTSTLTFGEIDSLFINIKRLANEGMGVLYITHRFSEIFTLADSVAILRDGVISLRGPVKQFTYENLVEGLVSQTPPKEKNREKQKLLLKQTTTTNQVALEVTNLTGNRFEGISFQLFPGEVLGVAGVVGAGRTELAEAIVGLEKILAGKVVLNERDITNDSFRRRLNAGLVYVPEDRHAHGIFPITSIKNNITSTILHRLKGILFPFQEERALAVSYLADLQIKAESIDQELKNLSGGNQQKVVLAKYLAAHPKVVILDEPTRGIDAHARNDIYRMIHQLKVNGLAVLLITSDMEEIQQLSNRVLVMHDGSMVTILTENDITLEEITSYAFGVQSGVK, encoded by the coding sequence ATGGAGAAAACCGAAGTTCCTTTACTGGAAATTGAACGCATGTATAAGCATTTTGCCGGAAATCCTGTGTTAAAGGGGGTAGATTTAACCCTTAAATCTGGAGAAATCTTTGCTGTGGCAGGAGGGAATGGAGCAGGAAAATCAACATTAATGAAAATTATTACCGGCTTATATAAACCAGATGACGGAAAGATGAGGGTAAAAGGAAAAGCTGTATCTTTTACAAATACGCATGAAGCCCATTTACATGGTATTTATCTTGTGCCGCAGGAACCGTTGATTTTTCCTAATATGTCCGTAGAAGAAAATATAATGATTGGAATGCCTGAGAATAGAGCCAAATGTAAAAAAAAAATCAAAATTATACTTGAAAAGCTAGGGTGGAAGCTGAATATACAAAGAAGTGCTTTAACGCTTACGATTGCTGAAAAGCAACTTGTGGAAATTATCCGAGGATTAGTTCGGGAGGCAGAAGTTTTGATATTAGATGAACCGACCTCTACGCTGACTTTCGGAGAAATTGATTCCCTTTTTATTAACATTAAGCGATTAGCGAATGAAGGGATGGGTGTCCTTTACATCACGCATAGGTTTTCAGAAATTTTCACACTCGCTGATTCAGTCGCCATTTTAAGAGATGGTGTCATATCTTTACGAGGACCGGTTAAGCAATTTACCTACGAAAATTTGGTGGAAGGACTTGTTTCACAGACTCCACCAAAGGAGAAGAACAGGGAAAAACAAAAACTTTTATTGAAACAGACAACGACTACTAACCAAGTAGCCTTAGAGGTAACCAATCTTACAGGCAATCGATTTGAAGGGATTTCATTCCAACTATTTCCAGGAGAGGTGCTTGGAGTTGCTGGAGTAGTGGGGGCTGGTCGAACGGAATTAGCAGAAGCAATTGTAGGTCTTGAAAAAATATTGGCAGGAAAAGTCGTATTAAATGAAAGAGATATCACCAATGATTCCTTCCGTCGCAGACTTAATGCCGGCTTGGTTTACGTACCTGAAGATCGTCATGCACATGGGATTTTTCCAATTACATCTATAAAAAACAATATTACATCTACAATCCTCCACCGTCTAAAAGGGATTCTTTTCCCTTTTCAAGAGGAAAGAGCCCTCGCAGTTTCCTATCTAGCTGATCTTCAAATTAAAGCTGAAAGCATTGATCAAGAACTAAAGAATTTATCTGGAGGGAATCAACAAAAGGTAGTTCTTGCGAAATATTTGGCAGCGCATCCAAAGGTGGTTATTTTAGATGAACCGACACGGGGCATTGATGCACATGCACGCAACGATATTTATCGCATGATTCACCAGTTAAAAGTCAACGGATTAGCCGTTTTATTAATTACTTCAGACATGGAAGAAATTCAGCAGTTAAGCAACCGGGTACTCGTGATGCATGATGGGAGCATGGTTACGATCCTAACTGAAAATGATATCACTCTTGAAGAAATAACTTCTTATGCATTTGGTGTTCAGAGCGGGGTGAAGTAA
- a CDS encoding ABC transporter permease subunit — translation MPFLIRVLKARELSIVLFLVGFFILVGSINKEFITGDTIALLIKSSAILLVMAIGQSFVLLTANIDVSVGSTMGLSAAVAGILLTDGYSLWIIVPAVLLTGVIVGLLNGLGVAYGKVPSIIMTLGMLGIIRGTMLLFTEGMWIEDIPNFYKELSGAAFLGISLPVWIAIVLVVVCHLYMTRTKSGRCFYAVGDNEEGAVSVGLPVKRVLVLSFIFSSVSASIAALLFVMNIGFVPNQTGSGMELQVIAAAVLGGVSLTGGIGSVIGAGLGAVFFTVISNSLVYLKIPAYYNDAISGFLLLAIVVGDSQFQTYIRNQSTRINRNRQKGDSKGERQTTTIT, via the coding sequence ATGCCGTTTTTAATCAGGGTGTTAAAAGCAAGGGAGCTTTCGATTGTCCTTTTTTTAGTCGGCTTTTTTATCCTAGTTGGATCGATTAACAAAGAATTTATTACAGGAGATACGATTGCTTTATTGATTAAATCAAGTGCTATTCTTCTCGTTATGGCAATTGGTCAATCCTTTGTTTTACTAACTGCTAATATTGACGTTTCAGTCGGTTCCACGATGGGTTTATCAGCAGCGGTTGCAGGCATTCTTCTCACAGATGGTTATAGTCTATGGATAATTGTACCGGCGGTCTTGTTAACCGGCGTTATTGTTGGACTATTAAATGGACTAGGAGTTGCATACGGCAAGGTTCCTTCCATTATCATGACTCTAGGTATGTTAGGAATCATTCGGGGAACGATGCTTTTATTTACAGAAGGAATGTGGATTGAAGACATACCCAATTTTTACAAAGAGTTATCTGGGGCGGCATTTCTAGGAATAAGTCTGCCTGTTTGGATCGCCATTGTACTTGTAGTTGTTTGCCATTTGTATATGACAAGGACAAAGTCAGGGCGCTGCTTTTATGCGGTAGGAGATAATGAGGAAGGAGCAGTTTCAGTAGGATTACCGGTAAAAAGAGTCCTTGTCCTCTCATTTATATTTTCATCTGTATCTGCCTCAATCGCAGCCTTATTATTTGTCATGAACATCGGGTTTGTTCCCAATCAAACAGGAAGCGGAATGGAGCTGCAGGTTATTGCAGCGGCGGTCCTTGGCGGTGTAAGTTTAACTGGTGGGATTGGAAGTGTGATTGGTGCTGGTCTTGGCGCTGTGTTTTTTACTGTTATTAGTAACTCACTTGTTTACCTAAAGATTCCGGCCTATTATAATGACGCGATTTCTGGTTTTTTATTATTGGCCATTGTTGTGGGGGATTCTCAATTCCAAACGTATATTCGTAACCAATCGACCAGAATAAATAGGAATAGGCAGAAAGGAGACAGTAAGGGTGAAAGACAAACGACAACGATTACTTAA
- a CDS encoding ABC transporter permease, producing MKDKRQRLLKWEFALVVFLVIELFLFGQLSPSFLNLNNLLYSMNDFVYIALAAIPVTFVIITGGIDVSIGAMMGLSSIVLGVLWMNGINIWIALLITLLVAALAGCLNGILIAWTNVQPLVVTLGGMFVFTGIALVLSGGSSVSGYEGISGFPYEFVELANGQLFGIPNPIWILGLSILFFSFLLHFTRYGRNVFLVGINAKAARYSGINTRLIIMSTYMLAGFGGGLSGVILTSYFSSARSDLGSEAVLPIITAVVLGGTSIFGGKGSIMGTAIASIVIGMTQYGLQMVNMTSQQTNIVVGTMLILAVLLRNTHWQKLSKSLSIMKK from the coding sequence GTGAAAGACAAACGACAACGATTACTTAAATGGGAATTTGCTCTTGTTGTATTCCTTGTTATTGAACTATTCTTGTTTGGACAATTATCTCCCAGTTTTCTTAACCTAAATAATCTCTTATACAGTATGAATGATTTTGTCTATATTGCGTTAGCAGCCATTCCTGTGACGTTTGTCATTATAACAGGTGGAATAGATGTTTCTATCGGAGCCATGATGGGGTTATCATCCATCGTTCTTGGGGTTCTCTGGATGAATGGAATAAATATATGGATTGCGCTGTTGATTACTTTATTGGTTGCTGCATTAGCCGGTTGTTTAAATGGGATATTGATTGCCTGGACAAATGTACAGCCGCTGGTTGTTACATTGGGAGGAATGTTCGTTTTCACAGGAATCGCTCTCGTTCTTTCAGGAGGCTCAAGTGTATCAGGCTATGAAGGAATCAGTGGTTTCCCTTATGAATTTGTAGAACTTGCAAATGGTCAGCTGTTTGGTATACCAAATCCAATCTGGATATTGGGGCTTTCTATCTTATTCTTTAGCTTCCTTCTTCACTTTACTCGTTACGGACGGAACGTTTTTCTCGTCGGAATCAATGCAAAGGCTGCTAGATATTCTGGGATTAATACCCGATTAATCATTATGAGTACGTATATGTTAGCAGGATTTGGGGGTGGTTTAAGTGGTGTCATTCTAACTTCATATTTTAGTTCAGCTCGTTCAGATCTTGGCAGCGAAGCGGTCTTGCCTATTATTACAGCAGTTGTCTTAGGGGGTACTAGTATTTTCGGGGGAAAAGGGAGTATCATGGGCACGGCTATTGCGAGTATCGTGATTGGCATGACGCAATATGGACTGCAAATGGTCAATATGACCAGCCAACAAACAAATATTGTGGTCGGAACCATGCTTATACTTGCTGTTTTACTCAGAAATACGCATTGGCAGAAGTTGAGTAAATCGCTTTCCATCATGAAAAAATAA